CGTGGCACCTCCCACCCGGATCGGTTCGCCGTCCCCGGCCTTGAGCCGGGTGATCTCCGCGACCGCGTCATCCGTAGTCAGGCGGGTGTTCCAGTCGACCTTCTCGATCGTCGAGGAGAACACCACCTTGGGGGTGTCCCGCCAGTTCCGGGCGAACGCGATCTGCGTGGAGGTGGCGTCGGGCTGCTGGTCGCGGGTCGGCCAGTAGGAACTCATGGCCTCCCACAGCTTGCGCCCGTACAGGAACAGGCCGATGGCCTGCTCCTGCTCCAGCCACCACTGGAACATCTCGTTGCTCGGCGTGCTCCAGCCGAGGTTGTCGCCGGGCGCGGCGATGTA
This region of Kineosporia sp. NBRC 101731 genomic DNA includes:
- a CDS encoding dihydrofolate reductase family protein, producing MRKLTYGMNVSLDGYIAAPGDNLGWSTPSNEMFQWWLEQEQAIGLFLYGRKLWEAMSSYWPTRDQQPDATSTQIAFARNWRDTPKVVFSSTIEKVDWNTRLTTDDAVAEITRLKAGDGEPIRVGGATLAAAAMRAGLIDEYTLVTHPVLVGGGTPFFTALDGWVNLNLIQTQPLPGGVMVTQYATRR